CAGGGCCGCACCGCTCTGGCGGAAGGCGCGGCGGCACGCGCGGCCCCGCTGCTGGGTGAGGCCCTGGGGCTGTGGCGCGGGGACCCGCTGTCGGACCTGCCCGCGCACCTCGTCCGGGGCATGGTGGCCGCGCTGGACGAACAGCGCCTGGACGCTCTGGAGTTGCGGATCGACGCGGACCTGGCCCTCGGCCGGGCCGCCGACGTCCTGCCGGAACTGCGTGGCCTCATCGGGGAGTACCCGCTGCGTGAACACTTCTGGGCGCAGCGGATGCTGGCGCTCTTCCAGTGCGGACGCCAGGGCGAGGCGCTGGAGAGCTACCGCGAGGTCACCGCGCTGCTCGCCGACGAACTGGGCGTCGCGCCCGGGGCCGGACTCAGACAGGTCCACCAACGGCTGCTGGCAGCCGCCCCGGACCTGGTCGGGGCGCAGGCGGCGAGGGCGACCCCGCCGTCACGGGACGGCGAACTGCCCGTGGAGATCACCACGTTCGTCGGCCGTGAGGCGCAGGTGGCGCAGGTGCGGCGCCTGTTGGGGACCGCCCGGCTCGTCACCCTCACCGGAGTGGGCGGTGTGGGCAAGACGAGGCTGGCTCTGCGGGCCGCCGCCGAGGCGGCACCCTCCTTCGCCGACGGGGTCCGGCTCGCCGACCTCGCCCCGCTCACCGACGCGGCCCTCCTCGACCGGGCCGTGTCGGAGGCGCTCGGCCTGCGCGACCAGTCCGCGCGCCCTGTCGCGGACGCGGTCGCCGACCATCTGCGCGACCGCCGGCTGCTGCTCGTCCTGGACAACTGCGAGCATGTGGTGGAGCACGTCGCGGGGCTCGTGCTGCGGCTGGCGGCTACGGCACCCGGACTGCGCGTCCTGGCCACGAGCCGGCAGCGTCTGGGAACTCCCGGCGAGTACGTACTGACCGTGCCGCCGCTCACCCTGCCCACCGTGGCGGGCACCGCGGGCGGCACCCCCGCCCGCCGGAAGCCCGCGGCCGAGGCCTCAGGTGAGGACGGGGGCATGGCCGCGGCCCCCGTTTCCTCCGACACCGACGACCCGTTGCTGTGCTCCGAAGCCGTGCGGCTCCTCCTGGACCGTGCCGCCGGCTCCGCCCCCGCCTTCCGGCTCACCGCCCGCAACCGTCAGGCGGTGGCCCAGTTGTGCCTGCGGCTGGACGGCATCCCCCTCGCCATCGAACTGGCCGCGGTGCGCCTGAGCGCGATGACGGCCGAGGAGATCCTGGAGCGCCTCGACGACCGGTTCCGCCTGCTGTCCCTGCCGCGGCCGCGCACGTCGGCCCGCGGTCACCACACCCTCAGAGGCATCGTCGACTGGAGCTACGACCTGTGCACCGAAGGCGAACGGCTGCTCTGGAACCGGCTGTCCGTGTTCTCGGGCGGCTTCGACCTGGAAGCGGCGGAAACGGTCTGTGCGGGCGAGGGCGTGCTCCGGGAGGACGTGCTCGACCTGCTGGCCGGGCTCGTCGACAAGTCGATCGTGGCGGTCAACAGTTCCGGTGACCGCGCCAGGTACAGCCTGCTGGAGACCATTCGCCAGTACGGCGGGCAGCGGCTCCAGGAGGAAGGCGGCACGGCACGGGTGCGCGTGCGGCACAGCGCGTTCTACCGGACGACCGCCGTACGAGCCGGCCAGGCTTGGTGCGGGCCGCGTGAAGTCGACTGGCTGGTCCGGCTGCGCACCGACCTGCCCAACCTCCGCACCGCCCTCGACTACTGCGCGAGCCGGCCCGACCTGGCGGATGACGGACTGGAGATCGCGGTCAACCTGGCCCGCACCCGGTGCTGGTTCTTCAGCAGCACGCTGGGGGAGGGCCGGCACTGGCTGGAACGGCTGCTCGCCACGGGGGAGCAACCGGCGGCGCCGGCGGCCACGCGAGCGCCGACGCTGACGGCCGGCGCGCTGGCGATGAAGGCGTGGATCGCGCTCTGCCAGGGTGACAACCCCGCTGCCGAGACGTTCCTTGCCCAATGCCGTGCCGTGGCCCGGGAGCTGCCCGACGGGCCGTCGGCGGCGCCGGTGACGTACATCGAGGGAGCGCACGCCATGCTGGTCTGCGGCGACCCGGCCAGCCGAGCGCTGCTGGCCGAGGCACGGGACCGGTTCCGTGCCGCGGGTCAGGCCGGCGACGCGCACATGGCGACGATGCTGTGGGCCATGGCCGAGGCGTTCTTCGGGACCCGAGCCTCGGCCTCGTCGGCTCGGGACGTGTACGTCGCCGAGGCCGAGGCGAGCGGAGCCGAATGGGCCCGCAGCTGGGCCCAGTGGTGCTCGGGACTCGTGGAGTTGCGGCACGGGGAAGCACAGCGGTCCCTGGCCCCTCTGCAGCGGGCCCTGGCGCGGCAGCGGGCGATCGGGGACAGCTGGGGACCCGTCTGGGGCCTGGAGACACTGGCCTGGGCGGTGGCGGCCACCGGCGACGGCACCCGGGCGGCGTGGCTTCTGGGCGCCGCCCACCGCATGCGTCGGGTCACGGGGGTGGCGCTGATCGGACTGCGCCCGTTCCACGACGCGCACCTCACCGCCGAGCGGCGGGTGCGCGCGTCCCTGGGCGCCGAGGAGTACGCGGCGGCCTGGTCCCGCGGTGCCTGCGCCGAGGACACCCCGGGGCCGGTACCGGAGGAGCGGACGGCACGCGTGCGGTCGACACGCACCCGGACGGGTGGTTCCCACACTCCGACAGCGTAGGAAGGCGCCTCACGCGGGGCGGCGGGAGCGGGCCCGCCGGAAGCTCCATGGAGCCGCGTGTCGCCCGGCCCCGCCAGGAACCGGACTGCCTTCCTCACCGCACCACCCCACGGCCCGGAGCACCCCATGTCCCGTACGACCCCTCCCCGCGTGAGCGTGATCATCCCCGCGTACAACGCGATGCCGGAACTGACGCGCTGCGTCACCTCCGTGATGGAGCAGACGCTCGGTCCCGAGGCGATCGAGATCGTCGCGGTCGACGACGGCTCGACCGACGGCACCGGACAGGAACTGGACCGCCTCGCTCGGACCTGGTCCGGCATGCAGGTCGTCCATCAGCCCAACAGCGGAGGGGCCGGAGTCCCCCGCAACACCGGCCTGGACAGGGCCGTCGGCGACTACGTCTTCTTCCTCGACTCCGACGACTACCTCGGCCCGGACGCCCTGCGCCGGATGGTCGCCATGGCGGACGAGAACCGCACCGACGTGGTCCTCGGCAAGATGGTGTCGGTCGGCGGACGAGCCGTGCCGACCGCGGTCTTCTCGCACAACCAGCCCCGGACCGACGTCTTCTCCTCCGCCGCCTACCGCACCCTGGGCTGCTGGAAGCTGTTCCGGCGCTCGCTGATCGAACGGCTGGACCTGAGGTTCCCGCCGTACCGCAACTGCGAGGACAAGCCGTTCACGGCTGCCGCCTACCTCAACGCCGACGGCATCTCCGTGGTCGCCGACTACGACTGCTACTACTCGCGCAACCGCCAGAACGGCAACAACCTCACCCGCACCGCGGCCGACCTCGTCCACCGCATGGACGGCACCCGGCTGTGCTTCGAAACGGTCGCCCGCTACCTGGAGCCCGGACCGCGACAGGACCGGATCATGCGCCGCCACGTGGAGTGGGAACTGTGCGGGCCGCTGCGTGCGCTGCTGCCCCGCGAGAGCGACCAGCGGGCACGGGAGCACTTCTACCCGCAGTTCCGGCACTGGGCGCGGAACTACGTGAGCGACGGCGTCTTCCAGTCGATCGCCCCGCAGGACCGGCTGATCGTCCACCTCCTGCGCGACGACCGCTTCGAGGACCTCATGACCGTGGTCCGGCACGCCAAGGAGGACGCGGCGCGCGGCCATGTGGTGGACAAGGGCCGCGTCTACTGGGCTCACCCCTTCTTCCGTGACCCCGCGAAGGCGGTCCCGGACATCTGCTTCGACGTCACGAGCCGCATCCCGGTCCCCCACGAACTGGCCGAAGCCGCCTGGACCGGCGACGGCGATGTGCTCCGGCTCGCCGGTCACGCACAGATTGAGTCCCTCGGCCCCCTCCAGTCCGGCACCCGCCTGATCCTGCGCCCGAGTGGCTTCCGGCACCCGGACATCCACGTGCCCGCGACCGTGGGCACGGACCCGCATGACGGCGGGGACGCCGCGACCGGCTTCACGGCCGACGTGGACCTGGACACCGTGGACGCGGGCGCTCCGCTCGGCAGCGGCCGGTGGGACCTCTACCTGGATGTCCGCGCCCAGGGGGTGAGCCGAACCGTGAGGCTCCGGCAAGCCCGGACGGATGCGAACGGCGAGCGGCACGCTCCACCGCAGCGGGACCTGGCCCCCGGCCCCCGGCCCGGGCACGGCCCCACCACCGCACGCCCCTTCTTCACCCCCCACGGCCACCTCTCCCTGGACCTCCGGGAAGCCGAGGTCGCTCCGCTCTGCCGCGTGACCGGGATCGCCTGGGACACCTCCGCGCCCGCCACCCTCGTCGTCGGCGGCCGCCTGACCGACGATGCCGCCGGCCGCCCCGTCACCGCCCTGCGCGCCGAAGAGAACGCGGGCTCGGTGCGCGAGGTACCCCTGCTGTACGCACGCGACGGCAGCCCCGCCTTCACCGCCCGTCTGCCCGTGGGGACGCTGCGACCAGGACGGTGGACGCTGATCCTGCGCACGGACGACCCGGGAAGCCGCATCCCCGTCCCGCCCGCGAGGGCACTGTCCGGCACCCGGTGGTTTCGCGCGTCCCGCCTCGGCCGCCCCTACTACGCCAAGCCGCTCCCGGGCGGCCAGGGGGGAGCCCTGGTGCTGCGCGTGGCACCGGTCAGACTGACGGCGGCGGCCCTCCGCCGCGTGAAGGGCGTCAGCCGGTGGCTGATCCGCTAGCGGATGTGCCGCCCGGCGCGGAGGCCGGTGTACTGGCGGAGCGTCTGAAGGAACGCATCTACGCGACGATCACGATGATCGCCGTGGTGGTCGGTCTGTCCATCGGCGACGTGAGTGCACTCGGCGCCCTCGCCACGGTCCTGACGACCGCTCTGGGTCTCTGGCTCGCGGCGCTCGTCGCCGACCAGCAGGCCCACCGCACCGTCCACCGGCACCTCGCCACCGGCCGTGAGCTGCGCCGCATGCTGTACGTCAGCAGCCCACTGCTGTCCTGCGCCGTGGGCCCGTCCGTGCTGATCGCCCTGGCCGCACTCGACGTCCTGACCCTGCACGCCGCGTTGCCGGCGGCGGCGGGCGTGTGCGTGTTCTCGCTCTTTCTGTGGGGCTGTGTGGGCGGGCTGCGCATGGGAGGCGGCGTCCTGGCGGCTCTGGTGGCGGGCCTGGTGGACGCCGCGATCGGTGTGGCCGTCGCCCTGGTGAAGGCGGCTGCCGGGCACTGACCCGCGGGATCAGTCCCGTTGCGAGGCGAGCAGCTCCCCGAGTTTGCCGAGACCCTGACTCCAGCCTTCCTCGTGGAGGGCCCGCCGCCGCTCCGAGGCGAACTCGCCCTGATCCAGGACGAGTTCGGAGCGCGCGGCGTCGATGTCGTGAAGTGACAGTGTCACCACCGTCTCCCGGTCCTCGGGGTCGGGATCCTCCCAGCGGAAGGTGTACGCCAGGCGTTCCGGGGGCTCGACCTCGAGGAACTCGCCGACCAGGTAGAACAGTTCACCTTCCGGAGGTCGCATCGCGATGCGGTAGGCACCGCCCGGGCGCAGGTCGCTCTCCACACTCGGGATGGTGAACCCGTCCGGCCCCCACCAGCGGGCCAGTTCCCGGGGATCGGTCAGCTCCCGGAACACGGCCGGGCACGATCCGTCCAGGGCGCGCCGCAGACGCACTCTCAGTTCACCGCCACGTGTCATCACGCCCACCTCCCACCGCAAGTGCCAGGAAGGACCGTCACACCCAGTCTATGGTCCGGGGCGGTGGAAAACCGCTGCTGGACGGGATGCTGGTCAGGCGATGCCCAGCCGGTGTGCGACGGTGCCGAGGGCCGTGCCCAGCGGCAGGGAAACCCTGGTGAGGGCGTGCTGATCGCCCCGGGTCTGATCCCGGTTGACGATCAGCACCGGCTTGCCTTCCTGCACCGCCTGGCGGACGAACCGAAGCCCGGACATCACCGTCAGCGACGAGCCGAGGACCAGCACCGAGGTCGCCGCGCGGACCAGCTCACGGCAGTGCGCCACCCGCTGCGGCGGAACGGTTTCGCCGAAGAACACGACGTCCGGTTTGAGTGTGCCGCCGCAGGCCACGCAGGCCACCATGCGGAAGCCCCCGACCTGGTCGTCCGTGAGGTCGGCGTCCCCGTCCGGGTTGATTCCGGCGGCCACGGGTTCGAACGCCGGGTTGGCCTCCTCCAGTCGCAGCGCGAGTTCGTGACGCGGGCTGACGGCCCCGCAGGAGAGGCAGCGGACCCGGGTCAGGGTCCCGTGGAGCTCCACGACGTCCTCACTGCCGGCGGCCTGGTGCAGGCCGTCCACGTTCTGGGTGATGACACCCGAGAGCAGACCGTGCCGCCCGAAGGCCGCCACGGCCTGGTGGCCGGCGTTGGGCCGGGCCCGGCCGAAGGTGCGCCAACCGAGGTGGCTGCGGGCCCAGTACCGTCGCCGGGCCCGGGCGTCGGCGGTGAAGTCCTGGTAGGTCATCGGCGTGTGCCGGCTCAGGCTCCCGCCCTCGCCCCGGTAGTCGGGGATGCCCGATTCCGTGGAGATGCCCGCTCCGCTGAGCACCAGCACTCCGCCGGTGCGCAGCGCGTCGGTGACCGGCTCCAGATCCGTGGTCGCCGGCGGCAGGTCCCCGGCAGGGGTCCAGCTCAGGGTCGGGCGCATGCGCATGTCGTCAGCGTACGGAACAAGGCTGCAGAGCCGATATCGGACGGAGACGTTTGGGCGGGCGGGATCGGCGCACCC
The Streptomyces tuirus genome window above contains:
- a CDS encoding glycosyltransferase family 2 protein; this encodes MSRTTPPRVSVIIPAYNAMPELTRCVTSVMEQTLGPEAIEIVAVDDGSTDGTGQELDRLARTWSGMQVVHQPNSGGAGVPRNTGLDRAVGDYVFFLDSDDYLGPDALRRMVAMADENRTDVVLGKMVSVGGRAVPTAVFSHNQPRTDVFSSAAYRTLGCWKLFRRSLIERLDLRFPPYRNCEDKPFTAAAYLNADGISVVADYDCYYSRNRQNGNNLTRTAADLVHRMDGTRLCFETVARYLEPGPRQDRIMRRHVEWELCGPLRALLPRESDQRAREHFYPQFRHWARNYVSDGVFQSIAPQDRLIVHLLRDDRFEDLMTVVRHAKEDAARGHVVDKGRVYWAHPFFRDPAKAVPDICFDVTSRIPVPHELAEAAWTGDGDVLRLAGHAQIESLGPLQSGTRLILRPSGFRHPDIHVPATVGTDPHDGGDAATGFTADVDLDTVDAGAPLGSGRWDLYLDVRAQGVSRTVRLRQARTDANGERHAPPQRDLAPGPRPGHGPTTARPFFTPHGHLSLDLREAEVAPLCRVTGIAWDTSAPATLVVGGRLTDDAAGRPVTALRAEENAGSVREVPLLYARDGSPAFTARLPVGTLRPGRWTLILRTDDPGSRIPVPPARALSGTRWFRASRLGRPYYAKPLPGGQGGALVLRVAPVRLTAAALRRVKGVSRWLIR
- a CDS encoding NAD-dependent protein deacetylase, producing the protein MRMRPTLSWTPAGDLPPATTDLEPVTDALRTGGVLVLSGAGISTESGIPDYRGEGGSLSRHTPMTYQDFTADARARRRYWARSHLGWRTFGRARPNAGHQAVAAFGRHGLLSGVITQNVDGLHQAAGSEDVVELHGTLTRVRCLSCGAVSPRHELALRLEEANPAFEPVAAGINPDGDADLTDDQVGGFRMVACVACGGTLKPDVVFFGETVPPQRVAHCRELVRAATSVLVLGSSLTVMSGLRFVRQAVQEGKPVLIVNRDQTRGDQHALTRVSLPLGTALGTVAHRLGIA
- a CDS encoding AfsR/SARP family transcriptional regulator — its product is MSTRYEFRVLGPLEVLRDGHPVRIDAAKVRLLLAALLAEANQVVTVETLVNRLWGEDPPGRARNTLQNYVLRLRRALGCPAGGAPVFTRPHGYVIQTAPDALDLHRFTSLVRQGRTALAEGAAARAAPLLGEALGLWRGDPLSDLPAHLVRGMVAALDEQRLDALELRIDADLALGRAADVLPELRGLIGEYPLREHFWAQRMLALFQCGRQGEALESYREVTALLADELGVAPGAGLRQVHQRLLAAAPDLVGAQAARATPPSRDGELPVEITTFVGREAQVAQVRRLLGTARLVTLTGVGGVGKTRLALRAAAEAAPSFADGVRLADLAPLTDAALLDRAVSEALGLRDQSARPVADAVADHLRDRRLLLVLDNCEHVVEHVAGLVLRLAATAPGLRVLATSRQRLGTPGEYVLTVPPLTLPTVAGTAGGTPARRKPAAEASGEDGGMAAAPVSSDTDDPLLCSEAVRLLLDRAAGSAPAFRLTARNRQAVAQLCLRLDGIPLAIELAAVRLSAMTAEEILERLDDRFRLLSLPRPRTSARGHHTLRGIVDWSYDLCTEGERLLWNRLSVFSGGFDLEAAETVCAGEGVLREDVLDLLAGLVDKSIVAVNSSGDRARYSLLETIRQYGGQRLQEEGGTARVRVRHSAFYRTTAVRAGQAWCGPREVDWLVRLRTDLPNLRTALDYCASRPDLADDGLEIAVNLARTRCWFFSSTLGEGRHWLERLLATGEQPAAPAATRAPTLTAGALAMKAWIALCQGDNPAAETFLAQCRAVARELPDGPSAAPVTYIEGAHAMLVCGDPASRALLAEARDRFRAAGQAGDAHMATMLWAMAEAFFGTRASASSARDVYVAEAEASGAEWARSWAQWCSGLVELRHGEAQRSLAPLQRALARQRAIGDSWGPVWGLETLAWAVAATGDGTRAAWLLGAAHRMRRVTGVALIGLRPFHDAHLTAERRVRASLGAEEYAAAWSRGACAEDTPGPVPEERTARVRSTRTRTGGSHTPTA
- a CDS encoding SRPBCC family protein gives rise to the protein MTRGGELRVRLRRALDGSCPAVFRELTDPRELARWWGPDGFTIPSVESDLRPGGAYRIAMRPPEGELFYLVGEFLEVEPPERLAYTFRWEDPDPEDRETVVTLSLHDIDAARSELVLDQGEFASERRRALHEEGWSQGLGKLGELLASQRD